The Thalassotalea piscium sequence TCGGAACAATTAGTTTCTCAGCTAATAATACTAATCCAGTACAATGGTCACATTATGCAGAATCCCACAAAGGTATATGTTTAGGGTTTGATGTCATTACATCAGCTTTAAAGAAAGTCAGGTACTTTAGTAATCGCATTAAGTTTCCTTTAAGGCCAAAAGAAAAAGATATAATGAAAGCGTTTATTACTAAATATAAGCACTGGCAATATGAAGAGGAATACAGGGCTTTAGTCCCTAAAAAAGAGTCAGATGCCGATGGAAATTTTTACTTAAATTTTAATCATGAGATAGAACTTAAAGAAGTAGCTATTGGCTATAAGTCTGATATAACCAATAAAGAATTAATACCCTACATCCGCGACAATGACGTTAATGTTTATAAAGCATTTCCAGATGAGAATAAATTTGAAATGAAATTACTACAAGTTTAATTATTTTGTAATTCAATTATATAGGCATATTTACCAGCAGGCTGGGCAGCGTATTCTGGTATAACTGGCCAAGTGCCAACAGCGGAGTGGGCATTTTGGTGCAGCGCCACTAGATTTTCAGACCGGAGATGTTGCCTAGTTAAACCAGCATGTAGTGCCAACATCAATGCTATTTTCTGCTCAAAGTTCAATAAAACCTAAGAACGTAACTTAAAATATAAATCACTTCAGAAAATAATAGGCTGGAGTTTGTATATTTATAATCTAGTTATTCACATGTATGTTTTTCTGAAGGATATTTTCACCTTGATACGTTGACCTAAATTCATTATTTAGGGTGCATCAAAATGAAAAAACATTTTCAACTAAGTATTAAGCTGAATTTATTCGGATTAGACGTGAAAATAGGGCTGACTGTTTTTAATATAAGCTTTGCAAAATCATTCATGATTAGCTGGGAAAATATTATTGATACAGTTATCTTTATCTTTGATTATTTGAGCTAATAGATTCATAAGAAAATTTGTTTGCTTGGTGGCTTAGACGGTTCCATCTAAGACCTTCAAACTTAATCTCAAAGCAATTTTTTATGCTTGTTAGGTTATCCTTAATTCTAACAAACAAGTCATATGAGTTGCTCTAAACCATCAGAAAAGAAATGTTCCAACATCATAGAAATAAGAGGGATCGGAGGCGCTTGAGAGTTATTCTCATTTTTCTTTTCTAAGTTTAGAATCCAAAGCCTCGCACTCGCGGGGCTTGCTGTTTTTCAATGGGGTTATCTGAAGATTGTTTTGGCGTGATTCAACCTAACCTATTTTAATCAGTTTGTTTTGAGCTATGATTATAATAATGGTGAATAGGAGAGATAAAATGGGTTATCAATTTAAAGTCGGCAAAAATCATGAAATACCTTTGCCAGATGACATCTGTGATCAGCTTGATGTCAAAATAAATGATATTTTAATTTGTGAAGTAGATGCGAATAAATCATCAATCTCAATGAAAAAACACAGTAATCAGGCACTTTCTGATGATGAAGTCGTTTCATCAGGAAATTTGACTCGCGTAATCTATTACGATCTAGAACAAGAAGATATTGCCGACTAAAATTTTGAGTAGTTAAAGCAGTCAGCCATTATCTTTCATTATAGTTTTTAATCTAAAAGTTTATTGGCTAACGTTTTTTTTGGGTGCTTTGAAGCCAAAGGGATACTTCATGTTTCTTAAATAAAATCCGCATTAATAGTTTGTTTTATATGGTGTTTTGTTGTTTTTCTTTGTTGGCGATACTTTTTGATAAATAGAAGTGAGCTACTTAATAGCTCTTAATTTTAATCAAAAGGAATACTTAAAATGTTTAATTCTAAAAAAATTGTTTGCATACAACACTTTGGCTTTGCATTTAGCAATAACAGTAACGCTACATTAATAGCAACTAGTAAAATTCAACATATAGTAATGCTACATTAGCAGTGTTACTTTATTTCGAAACTAATTTTAGTTTGAATCCAAAGCTTCGTACTCGCGGGGCTTTGCTTTTCTGGCTTAGGTGGCTTTATTTTTGGCTGCTTTTGAAGCCAAAGGGATGGGAGTAAGTGGATGCATATTATCGAAACGGTGAATAAATGTAGCGTGACTAATTTTATTCAAGAAGCTGAAAATTTATAGTTTATGACAACTTTCACAATAAAAAAGCACCTGATTTGGATGCTTTTTATTATTGTTATATTATACTTCTGCTGTTTAATGTTAAGGCCTAGGTTTAATCTTTGGCGAGATACCTAAGCTTTTTCATTTCTTTTTATTATCCTCCTTTGATTTTTTGTATTTAAAATAAGCTGTAAAGGAACCAGCTAATGCAATAATCATATATATGATCAAGTTGTATTCGTTCATAGTATATCCTGTTGTCTATTGGGATAAGATTATTAAACTACGGTACTTTATTCTCAGCAATAAAAAAGTGGTTATTCCTTATAATAGTAGGGGGATGTTTTATAATTTTACTTACAGGGCCTTATTTATCTACTAGTAAGCCTATAAAGTAAATTTCGGTCATGGAGTGTCTCCTAGTTACCTATTTGTAAAATGTGTAACACTACTACTGGGGAGTGGCTATTATTAGTAGTGCTAACTAATTAAAAAAGTAATAGAGTCAAATGTTTTGAAATACTCATATTTACTTCATTAATGTTGTTAATGACTATTAAGCCGCGCCGTCGTGGGGGTTTTATGGTGATAAAGCAAAGATTTTTTGATAGATAGTTATATGTTTAAACTTGTTATATATTACTGTTATCTAGGAATAAAGCCTTTGGTAAAGGAGTTACTTTGGTCAATTTGTCTCAAAAAGAAGTTGCATTACAAAAACTACAAGATGTAGCTAATAAATTTAAGGATAAAGAATGTAGCATTCATTTCGCAAATGAAGCAAAAACAAGACTTTTAGTTATAGATGAAGTTTTGAAAGTGTTAGGTTGGAATTCTGACGAATTTAACCCTGAAACACATACATCGACTAATGGCTATATAGATTATTTACTTAAATATAATAACGCCCCAAAGTTAGTTGTTGAAGCTAAGAAATTAGGTTTAACATTTTGCACTCCTACCAGTAGAAAGCCAACCCACCACGAATATACCGTTTCATATTTTAAACAAGCATTTAAATCTTTGCTTACTGAGACAATTAAGCAGGCATCTTCATATTGTTATGATAGCTCAGTGGTACATGCGGTTATAACAAATGGTGCAGAATGGATGGTACTACAGCTAATACCCAAACCGGGGAAAACTATAGACAGCATGAAAGGTGTCTATTTTGGCAATATTTTTACTGATAATTTTTACTTTGACCTTTTTTATGAACTTCTTTCCAAAGAGCATGTTGTTTCAGGTAATTTAGAAAGTTATTTAAGTGAAATAAATTATGTCCCATCACCTGTTTGTAAAATCCTTAAATCTGATTTTGGTAACTTAAAATGGCGTACGTATGAAAAAGAAAGGTACTTGGATGAGTTTTACCGTACCTTTTTTGATGAAATCACAAATAGCAATCAAAAGAAAATGCTTGAGTATTGCTTTGTTAGCGACTCAAAGCTTGACCAATATCGCGGTGACTTAAAGCGGATTTTAAGAGATACGCCACCAAACTTTCTTCCTTTAGGTACGGAGGATATGGAGCCGGGAGAAGGCGCTGCTTCAATAATTGAAGAAAAAGGTTCTGGTAAAGTTGTATTAATAACAGGATCTGTTGGGTGTGGTAAAACGACTTTAGTAAAAAAAGTCCTAAACGAAACTAAACAGTTTCATAAAACGACAACCGTCCCTATCCTCGTTGATCTTATTAACGATGTATCTCGAAATGTAAGGCAAGCAAAAGATGTAATCTTTAAACGAATCAACGAAAGCTTTATCAATGAATTTCCAGAAATACATCACCTTGATTCACTTAAAAGTACCTATCGGGCTGAGCTTAACGCTCTAAAAAATGGTGCTTATAAAAGTGTTTTTGAACGCGAACCAGAAAAGTATATTGAAAAAGAAGCTGAAGAGTTACAGCGTCTAAAAAGTGATAATGAAAATTTTGTTATACGTTCGTTAAAAAACCAAACAAGCCAAAATAGTAGTGTAATTCTAATCATTGATAATGTTGATCGGGCTTCAGAAGATTTTCAAGAAGAAACATATGTAATTGCGCATAAGTTATCCAAAGAGTCTGGAGCTACAGTCATAATAACAATGCGTGAATTTACATACTTTAAGAATAAGGATAAAGGTTGGCTAGATGTTCGTAGTGGTGACAGAGTTATTCATTTAAAGGCACCTGATTTTAGCAAATTAATAGCTAAACGTATTAAATATATAGAAAATCATTTTGATGACGATTTTAGAACTAAAGAATGGCGAAGAAATTACAACTATAATGAATTTAAAAGTTTCTGTGTTAAATATGCCTCAGTAGTTAGACTTAGTTTACAACAAGGTTTATCTGGCCAACGAGTATTAGAAACTCTTTCGTGTATATCTTGGCATAACATAAGGCTTTTTCATGACTTACTTAGGCAAATTCATAAGCAATTAGGTTCATCTGTAAGTGGCTGGAAATATGAAGAAGTGATCGCGGCGTTGATGGTTAGTCAAGAAGATGGTCAGGCTAGCATTTTACCAAACCTCTTCATACCTTATCAAAATGTAAATCAAGCTTATTATTTGAAATTAAGGATTTTATTATTTCTTAATTATTCGCTGAAGCCAAATGAAAGAACTCATGGTATTCCACTAAATAGAATTGTATGTTTCACACAGATGTATGGCTACAGAGGGAGTTGGTCTATTGCTGTAGTGGAAGAGTGTGTTAGACAAAGGCTTGTCGAGTGTGTTGAGATTCCTACTGATGGTGATGATGTTGTAAGTTTCAATATCACTGATGGAGAAACATTTAAAATTTCGCCATTAGGATCAATAATTTTGCAGGAAATTTTAAGTGAACAAATTTATTTATCTCTATTAGCTCCTGATCTACCATTTCATGATATCGAATCTTATAAGAAAATAAAGCAGGAATATGCCGAAGTCTTGACATATATGGGGGATAGTACACAAAATGAAATTCTTAAAGATGGTATTGATCTGCTTTCTACTTCGAAATTACCTAAAGAGTTAGGTTGGTATTTATCAGAACAATATAAATTAGAAAATATTACTTCGGTTGGGGCTAATGCTTTATCTGAAATCCGACTTACAGAAGATAAACTACAAAGCTTTATTTATTCAATAAAATCTCGACAAAAAACGCTAACGCCAAAAATAAACAATCCAAATCAATATACATTCGAATTACCAGAGTTTTCAGATACGATATCAGCAGCACCAACAATAAATAATAGAGATACATCAATTGAAGTTGAATTGATTAAAGAAATATTACCTGAAAAGCTAGATAATCTAAAAGTTGATAAGTCCGAGTTTGTTCCTCTCGTACTTTGTGCATTAGTAGTCAGAAAGTTGATAGGTTTTGAGAGTAGCTTTGGTGTTGATATCACACAAACTATAAATGATCACCTAGTTGATGAAGGTAATAAAAAAGAGTCAACTAATGTATCTCGTTCATTGAGATCCACAAAGTTTAAACTATTACCTTGGCTTCTTATCAGAGAAGATTTACATCCTAAATTTAAGTCGTTTTCTCTAAATGACAACTGGCAGAGTTATTGGCGAAAATACTTTAATGAAGAGCCTAAAATTTAATTTTAAGAAACTTTGTTATCAAAGCTAGCGGAAGATGGTTTTGACAAATTATAAATGGGTTATAATTCAACTAACTGTTATTGGTCGCAAAGGTGCATGATGAGCAAATCTACTATTGAATCAAATCAAGCGATAAAAAATGTTCGAGAAGCAATTGCTAACAACCGCATTGACAACCTCCCTATCAATAAAGCTCTTGTCGATAGAGTAACCAAAGCATGCGAAAATAATGAAAAACTTGATTTTGAAAAGCTTATTGATGAGTTCGTAACATCAAAGTAGATTATAGAGATATCCCATACAGTTTATTAGGCCGCTTAATGTAGAGCACTATTAATTAAAAAATACAATACTGTGGTCAGGTTGATTAGCCACTACATACAGCCTCACGGCACTCAATTGTTGAGGGTTGCTTACCCGCTTGTATCAAATCATCTAAGGTTATTTTTCTGTAGGCATATTGATTCTCGTCCCATCGAAAATAGACACAATCAAAATGTAATCGATAACCATATGACTTTTTCATCTGGAGTAACTTTCACTGATTAGTTATATTAATTTTAGTTGAAAAACAAAATATTGGATTAAAAA is a genomic window containing:
- a CDS encoding DUF2971 domain-containing protein, whose translation is MQHNDNKKTMRVYHFTTCEIAKLILQGKRLKLSDIRNLNDPFDFHVFKHRNEVDLGAWNNTINQLAPKFGTISFSANNTNPVQWSHYAESHKGICLGFDVITSALKKVRYFSNRIKFPLRPKEKDIMKAFITKYKHWQYEEEYRALVPKKESDADGNFYLNFNHEIELKEVAIGYKSDITNKELIPYIRDNDVNVYKAFPDENKFEMKLLQV
- a CDS encoding AAA family ATPase, whose translation is MSQKEVALQKLQDVANKFKDKECSIHFANEAKTRLLVIDEVLKVLGWNSDEFNPETHTSTNGYIDYLLKYNNAPKLVVEAKKLGLTFCTPTSRKPTHHEYTVSYFKQAFKSLLTETIKQASSYCYDSSVVHAVITNGAEWMVLQLIPKPGKTIDSMKGVYFGNIFTDNFYFDLFYELLSKEHVVSGNLESYLSEINYVPSPVCKILKSDFGNLKWRTYEKERYLDEFYRTFFDEITNSNQKKMLEYCFVSDSKLDQYRGDLKRILRDTPPNFLPLGTEDMEPGEGAASIIEEKGSGKVVLITGSVGCGKTTLVKKVLNETKQFHKTTTVPILVDLINDVSRNVRQAKDVIFKRINESFINEFPEIHHLDSLKSTYRAELNALKNGAYKSVFEREPEKYIEKEAEELQRLKSDNENFVIRSLKNQTSQNSSVILIIDNVDRASEDFQEETYVIAHKLSKESGATVIITMREFTYFKNKDKGWLDVRSGDRVIHLKAPDFSKLIAKRIKYIENHFDDDFRTKEWRRNYNYNEFKSFCVKYASVVRLSLQQGLSGQRVLETLSCISWHNIRLFHDLLRQIHKQLGSSVSGWKYEEVIAALMVSQEDGQASILPNLFIPYQNVNQAYYLKLRILLFLNYSLKPNERTHGIPLNRIVCFTQMYGYRGSWSIAVVEECVRQRLVECVEIPTDGDDVVSFNITDGETFKISPLGSIILQEILSEQIYLSLLAPDLPFHDIESYKKIKQEYAEVLTYMGDSTQNEILKDGIDLLSTSKLPKELGWYLSEQYKLENITSVGANALSEIRLTEDKLQSFIYSIKSRQKTLTPKINNPNQYTFELPEFSDTISAAPTINNRDTSIEVELIKEILPEKLDNLKVDKSEFVPLVLCALVVRKLIGFESSFGVDITQTINDHLVDEGNKKESTNVSRSLRSTKFKLLPWLLIREDLHPKFKSFSLNDNWQSYWRKYFNEEPKI